A single region of the Solwaraspora sp. WMMD406 genome encodes:
- the gltB gene encoding glutamate synthase large subunit — protein MPAGGAQGLYDPAHEHDACGVAFVADLNGRRSHDVVAKGLSALCRLDHRGARGAEQNTGDGAGIMIQVPDAFFRAVVDFDLPPAGQYATGLVFLPTDPDDEARARRVIEKYALVEGAEVLGWRDVPVEPDGLGETADAARPHIRQLFLAAHRLTDSTAGPAGTPLSGLDLDRVAFCVRKQAERESSERGVTAYFPSLSGRTMVYKGMLTPDQLPEFFPDLRDERVASAIALVHSRFSTNTFPSWPLAHPYRFIAHNGEINTIRGNKNWMNAREALLATGNIPGNIRRLFPVCTPQASDSANFDEVLELLHLAGRSLPHAVLMMIPEAWENDPGMDPAKRAFYRFHASLMEPWDGPASVAFTDGDLVGAVLDRNGLRPGRWWRTSDGLVVLGSEAGVLDLDPATVVAKGRLRPGRMFLVDTVGGRIVEDEEIKAELAAARPYGDWLHAGLIELRDLPERDHIVYAHDSVQRRQQTFGYTEEELKILVAPMARKGIEPLGSMGTDTPISPLSTRPRLLFDYFHQLFAQVTNPPLDAIREEMVTSLQSTIGPEGNLLDPGPASCRQIVLPYPIIDNDELAKILSVDEDGDLPGFKAVRVSGLYPLRDGAHGIKARLTEICRHVSEAIEDGVRIFVLSDRDSTMDLAPIPSLLLTAAVHQHLVREQTRTQVALVVESGDCREVHHAAVLIGYGAAAVNPYLAFESVEDLIATGALAGITSTEAIRNYVKALGKGVLKIMSKMGISTVSSYCGAMVFEAVGLEPRLVQRYFAGTPSTVGGVGLAGVHAEIAARHARAYPANSAERSHRRLDVGGEYQWRREGELHLFNPETVFLLQHATRSGQYDVFRRYTATVDDLAAQAGSLRGLFTLRTGVREPVPLDEVEPASEIVKRFSTGAMSYGSISAEAHETLAIAMNRLGGRSNTGEGGEDVDRLYDPTRRSAVKQIASGRFGVTSEYLVNADDLQIKMAQGAKPGEGGQLPGNKVWPWIAKTRHATPGVGLISPPPHHDIYSIEDLAQLVHDLKCVNPAARVHVKLVSEIGVGTIAAGVAKLKADVILISGHDGGTGASPLNSLKHAGTPWELGLAETQQTLLLNKLRDRVTVQVDGQLKTGRDVLVAALLGAEEYGFATAPLIVEGCVMMRVCHLDTCPVGIATQNPVLRERFTGKPEFVENFFLFLAEEVRGYLAELGFRSIDEAIGRADLLDTAPAVDHWKAKGLDLSAVLHVPTLPAGASLRGVRAQDHGLDKALDNTLIALAAPALTDRTPVRAAVAVRNEHRSVGAMLGGEVTRRAGGAGLPDDTIVFTLTGTAGQSFGAFLPRGVTMRLHGDANDYVGKGLSGGRLIVRPDAAAPFAAPGGVGAEEQIIAGNTILYGATAGELFLRGRVGERFAVRNSGAVTVVEGVGDHGCEYMTGGTVVVLGPTGRNFAAGMSGGTAYLWRLDTERVNRELVDLEPVSAEAEVLLRDLVERHFAETDSAVAEALLKRWPEAVEEFTAVVPRDYKRVLEAMRAAEAAGRDVDEAVMEVARA, from the coding sequence GTGCCGGCCGGCGGGGCGCAGGGTCTCTACGACCCGGCGCACGAGCATGACGCCTGCGGCGTCGCCTTCGTGGCCGACCTGAACGGCCGCCGCTCGCACGACGTGGTCGCCAAGGGCCTGTCCGCGCTCTGCCGGCTGGACCACCGGGGTGCCCGGGGCGCGGAGCAGAACACCGGCGACGGCGCCGGCATCATGATCCAGGTCCCGGACGCCTTCTTCCGGGCCGTTGTCGACTTCGACCTGCCGCCGGCCGGGCAGTACGCCACCGGGCTGGTCTTCCTGCCCACCGATCCCGACGACGAGGCGCGCGCCCGCCGGGTGATCGAAAAGTACGCCCTGGTCGAAGGCGCCGAGGTGCTCGGCTGGCGGGACGTACCGGTGGAGCCGGACGGTCTCGGCGAGACCGCCGACGCCGCCCGCCCCCACATCCGGCAACTCTTCCTGGCCGCCCACCGGCTCACCGACTCCACCGCCGGCCCGGCCGGCACCCCGCTGAGCGGGCTCGACCTCGACCGGGTCGCCTTCTGCGTGCGCAAGCAGGCCGAGCGGGAGAGCAGCGAACGCGGCGTCACCGCCTACTTCCCGTCGCTGTCCGGCCGGACCATGGTCTACAAGGGCATGCTCACCCCGGACCAGCTGCCGGAGTTCTTCCCGGACCTGCGCGACGAGCGGGTCGCCAGCGCCATCGCCCTGGTGCACTCCCGCTTCTCCACCAACACGTTCCCGTCCTGGCCGCTGGCCCACCCGTACCGGTTCATCGCCCACAACGGCGAGATCAACACCATCCGGGGCAACAAGAACTGGATGAACGCCCGCGAGGCGCTGCTGGCCACCGGGAACATTCCGGGCAACATCCGCCGGCTGTTCCCGGTCTGCACCCCGCAGGCGTCCGACTCGGCCAACTTCGACGAGGTCCTCGAACTGCTGCACCTGGCCGGGCGCAGCCTGCCGCACGCCGTACTGATGATGATCCCGGAAGCCTGGGAGAACGACCCCGGGATGGACCCGGCGAAGCGGGCCTTCTACCGCTTCCACGCCAGCCTGATGGAACCCTGGGACGGCCCGGCGTCGGTCGCCTTCACCGACGGCGACCTCGTCGGCGCGGTGCTGGACCGCAACGGGCTGCGTCCCGGCCGCTGGTGGCGTACCAGCGACGGCCTGGTGGTGCTGGGCAGCGAGGCCGGCGTGCTCGACCTCGACCCGGCGACGGTGGTCGCCAAGGGTCGGCTGCGCCCCGGGCGGATGTTCCTGGTCGACACCGTCGGTGGGCGCATCGTCGAAGACGAGGAGATCAAGGCCGAGTTGGCCGCCGCCCGGCCGTACGGCGACTGGCTGCACGCCGGCCTGATCGAGCTGCGGGACCTGCCCGAACGCGACCACATCGTCTACGCCCACGACTCGGTGCAGCGCCGCCAGCAAACCTTCGGCTACACCGAGGAGGAGCTCAAGATCCTGGTCGCGCCGATGGCCCGCAAGGGCATCGAGCCGCTCGGGTCGATGGGCACCGACACCCCGATCTCGCCGCTGTCCACCCGGCCCCGGCTGCTGTTCGACTACTTCCACCAGCTGTTCGCCCAGGTCACCAACCCGCCGCTGGACGCCATCCGGGAGGAGATGGTGACCAGCCTGCAGTCCACCATCGGCCCGGAAGGCAACCTGCTCGACCCGGGACCGGCCTCGTGCCGGCAGATCGTGCTGCCGTACCCGATCATCGACAACGACGAGCTGGCCAAGATCCTGTCGGTGGACGAGGACGGCGACCTGCCCGGCTTCAAGGCGGTCCGGGTCTCCGGGCTCTACCCGTTGCGCGACGGCGCGCACGGCATCAAGGCCCGGCTCACCGAGATCTGCCGGCACGTGTCGGAGGCGATCGAGGACGGCGTACGGATCTTCGTGCTCTCCGACCGGGACTCCACGATGGACCTGGCGCCGATCCCGTCGCTGCTGCTCACCGCCGCAGTGCACCAGCACCTGGTCCGCGAGCAGACCCGTACCCAGGTGGCGCTGGTCGTCGAGAGCGGTGACTGCCGCGAGGTGCACCACGCGGCCGTGCTGATCGGCTACGGTGCGGCGGCGGTCAACCCGTACCTGGCGTTCGAATCGGTCGAGGATCTGATCGCCACCGGCGCGCTGGCCGGCATCACCTCGACCGAGGCGATCCGCAACTACGTCAAGGCGCTCGGCAAGGGCGTCCTCAAGATCATGTCCAAGATGGGCATCTCGACGGTCTCCTCGTACTGCGGGGCGATGGTCTTCGAAGCCGTCGGCCTGGAACCGCGACTGGTCCAGCGCTACTTCGCCGGCACCCCCAGCACGGTCGGCGGCGTCGGCCTCGCCGGCGTCCACGCCGAGATCGCCGCCCGGCACGCCCGCGCCTACCCGGCCAACAGCGCCGAACGCTCGCACCGCCGCCTCGACGTCGGCGGCGAATACCAGTGGCGGCGGGAAGGCGAACTGCACCTGTTCAACCCGGAGACGGTGTTCCTGCTGCAGCACGCCACCCGCTCCGGGCAGTACGACGTGTTCCGCCGCTACACCGCCACCGTCGACGACCTGGCCGCACAGGCCGGCTCGCTGCGCGGACTGTTCACCCTGCGCACCGGCGTACGCGAACCGGTCCCGCTGGACGAGGTCGAACCGGCCAGCGAGATCGTCAAACGCTTCTCCACCGGGGCGATGAGCTACGGCTCGATCTCCGCCGAGGCCCACGAAACCCTCGCCATCGCGATGAACCGGCTCGGTGGGCGGTCCAACACCGGTGAGGGCGGCGAGGACGTCGACCGGCTCTACGACCCGACCCGGCGTTCGGCGGTCAAGCAGATCGCCTCCGGCCGGTTCGGTGTCACCAGCGAATACCTGGTCAACGCCGACGACCTGCAGATCAAGATGGCCCAGGGCGCCAAGCCCGGCGAAGGCGGCCAACTGCCCGGCAACAAGGTGTGGCCGTGGATCGCCAAGACCCGGCACGCCACCCCCGGCGTCGGGCTGATCTCCCCGCCGCCGCACCACGACATCTACTCCATCGAGGATCTGGCCCAACTGGTCCACGACCTCAAGTGCGTCAACCCAGCCGCCCGGGTACACGTCAAGCTGGTCAGCGAGATCGGCGTCGGCACCATCGCCGCCGGCGTCGCCAAGCTCAAGGCCGACGTCATCCTGATCTCCGGCCACGACGGCGGCACCGGTGCGTCTCCGCTCAACTCGCTCAAGCACGCCGGCACCCCGTGGGAGCTGGGCCTGGCCGAGACCCAGCAGACGCTGCTGCTCAACAAGCTGCGCGACCGGGTCACCGTCCAGGTCGACGGCCAACTCAAGACCGGCCGGGACGTGCTGGTCGCGGCGCTGCTCGGCGCCGAGGAGTACGGCTTCGCCACCGCCCCGCTGATCGTCGAGGGCTGCGTGATGATGCGGGTCTGCCACCTGGACACCTGCCCGGTCGGCATCGCCACCCAGAACCCGGTGCTGCGGGAACGCTTCACCGGCAAGCCGGAGTTCGTGGAGAACTTCTTCCTGTTCCTCGCCGAGGAGGTCCGCGGCTACCTGGCCGAGCTGGGTTTCCGCAGCATCGACGAGGCGATCGGCCGCGCCGACCTGCTCGACACCGCCCCGGCGGTGGACCACTGGAAGGCCAAAGGGCTGGACCTGTCGGCGGTACTGCACGTGCCGACCCTGCCGGCCGGGGCGTCGCTGCGCGGCGTCCGCGCCCAGGACCATGGCCTGGACAAGGCGCTGGACAACACCCTGATCGCGTTGGCCGCGCCGGCGTTGACCGACCGGACCCCGGTGCGGGCGGCGGTCGCGGTGCGCAACGAGCACCGCAGCGTCGGCGCGATGCTCGGCGGCGAGGTGACCCGCCGGGCCGGCGGCGCCGGGCTGCCCGACGACACCATCGTGTTCACCCTGACCGGCACCGCCGGGCAGTCGTTCGGGGCGTTCCTGCCGCGCGGGGTGACGATGCGGCTGCACGGCGATGCCAACGACTACGTCGGCAAGGGCCTGTCCGGCGGCCGGCTGATCGTCCGCCCGGACGCGGCCGCGCCGTTCGCCGCCCCCGGCGGGGTCGGCGCCGAGGAACAGATCATCGCCGGCAACACCATCCTGTACGGGGCCACCGCCGGTGAGCTGTTCCTGCGTGGCCGGGTCGGTGAACGGTTCGCGGTGCGCAACTCCGGCGCGGTCACCGTGGTCGAGGGCGTCGGCGACCACGGCTGCGAATACATGACCGGCGGTACGGTCGTCGTACTCGGGCCGACCGGACGCAACTTCGCCGCCGGCATGTCCGGCGGTACGGCGTACCTGTGGCGGCTGGACACCGAGCGGGTCAACCGCGAACTGGTCGACCTGGAGCCGGTGTCGGCCGAGGCTGAGGTGCTGCTGCGCGACCTGGTCGAACGGCACTTCGCCGAAACCGACTCGGCGGTGGCCGAGGCGCTGCTCAAGCGCTGGCCGGAAGCGGTGGAGGAGTTCACCGCCGTGGTGCCCCGCGACTACAAGCGGGTGTTGGAAGCGATGCGGGCCGCCGAAGCCGCCGGCCGTGACGTGGATGAGGCCGTCATGGAGGTGGCTCGTGCCTGA
- a CDS encoding GNAT family N-acetyltransferase, with the protein MANQENELLDRLDRFCDAVPRSAARPEELGNYVLFVREGVDGWPFYARPRRGASAPPAAADITTVRARQRELGVPESFEWIHEVRPDLLAIVRSAGLGVHQAPLMVLDPARLPPADQFPDVSVRLLDPTSSRFANDVAAWYQITRDSFGATANTSGTLPTVGTPTPELVTVTFPTVDSGGDRDQAGSPASVGGPATATADPTPSTSDPSGDPIEQERLTVGSGARAIALGSLTGDGTADLAAPVATGAANRVDDVAEIVGVGTLPAARRRGLGAAVTTALARHALDHGVALVFLAAGDDNAAVIYHRLGFRRVGTACVAEPGANP; encoded by the coding sequence GTGGCCAACCAGGAGAACGAACTCCTCGATCGGCTGGACCGGTTCTGCGATGCCGTACCGCGTTCTGCCGCCCGCCCCGAAGAGCTGGGCAATTATGTGCTTTTCGTCCGGGAAGGGGTGGACGGCTGGCCGTTCTACGCTCGCCCCCGCCGAGGTGCGAGCGCGCCGCCGGCCGCCGCCGACATCACCACGGTACGCGCTCGACAGCGGGAGCTCGGCGTTCCCGAGTCCTTCGAGTGGATCCACGAGGTCAGACCGGATCTGCTGGCGATCGTCCGGTCGGCCGGACTCGGCGTACACCAGGCACCGCTGATGGTGCTCGACCCGGCGCGACTGCCGCCGGCAGACCAGTTCCCCGACGTGTCGGTGCGGCTCCTCGACCCCACTTCGTCCCGTTTCGCCAATGATGTCGCCGCCTGGTACCAGATCACCCGGGACTCGTTCGGCGCGACGGCGAACACCTCCGGCACCCTGCCGACCGTCGGCACCCCCACCCCCGAGCTTGTTACAGTGACATTTCCCACTGTCGACAGTGGTGGTGATCGCGACCAGGCCGGATCCCCGGCGTCCGTCGGCGGACCCGCGACGGCGACTGCGGATCCGACACCGTCGACGAGTGATCCCAGCGGAGATCCGATCGAGCAGGAACGGCTCACCGTCGGCTCCGGCGCCCGCGCCATCGCACTGGGCAGCCTCACCGGCGACGGGACCGCCGACCTCGCCGCGCCGGTGGCCACCGGCGCGGCCAACCGGGTCGACGACGTCGCCGAGATCGTCGGAGTCGGCACCCTGCCGGCGGCCCGCCGCCGAGGGCTCGGCGCGGCGGTCACCACGGCACTCGCCCGCCACGCCCTCGACCACGGGGTCGCGCTGGTGTTCCTGGCCGCCGGCGATGACAACGCCGCCGTGATCTACCACCGGCTGGGCTTCCGCCGGGTCGGCACCGCCTGCGTCGCCGAACCCGGCGCCAACCCCTGA